One window of the Perca flavescens isolate YP-PL-M2 chromosome 5, PFLA_1.0, whole genome shotgun sequence genome contains the following:
- the LOC114556348 gene encoding E3 ubiquitin-protein ligase TRIM31-like — protein MAEKIAFLESFLNCHVCSETFSDPVSLSCSHSFCSNCLQNVCLQAKNKNCPICKTKSSTDEPGVNSALKELADSFAERQNHCATETEKEKETEEVVCVKHPEVPYWFCEDEDRAVCPVCEFSLHQSHKVVPIELAVSDLKEQLESDLTCRSSAVINPLRPEPESSARCQIHSWSQEH, from the coding sequence ATGGCGGAGAAAATTGCTTTTCTTGAAAGTTTCCTGAACTGCCATGTGTGTTCAGAGACTTTCAGTGACCCTGTGTCTCTGAGCTGCAGCCACAGCTTCTGTTCAAACTGCCTGCAAAATGTCTGCTTACaagctaaaaacaaaaactgtcccATTTGTAAAACAAAGTCCTCCACAGATGAACCAGGAGTGAACTCTGCACTGAAGGAACTGGCTGACTCCTTTGCTGAGAGGCAGAATCATTGTGCAACTGAGacggaaaaagaaaaggagacagaggaagTTGTGTGTGTTAAACATCCAGAAGTCCCTTATTGGTTCTGTGAGGATGAAGATAGAgctgtgtgtcctgtctgtgaGTTTTCTCTCCACCAGAGTCACAAGGTGGTTCCTATAGAACTAGCAGTCAGTGACCTGAAGGAGCAGCTGGAATCTGACTTGACGTGCCGTTCCTCAGCAGTTATAAACCCACTCAGACCAGAGCCAGAGTCCAGTGCTCGCTGTCAGATCCACAGCTGGTCTCAGGAGCACTGA